One window of the Rhodococcus sovatensis genome contains the following:
- the fahA gene encoding fumarylacetoacetase, protein MTHIEIPTDSEFGIDNLPYGVFSTPGTPARVGIRYGDSVIDLHVAVEDPDFASPSLNAFMGRGRSRWVEARESVTEMLTGGTVPSEAVHSVNSVTMHLPFEVADYVDFYASEHHASNLGRLFRPNVEPLLPNWKHLPVAYHGRAGTVVVSGTDITRPRGQRKAPDEPSPTFGPSRRLDIEAEMGFVVGVPSDGPISPDQFSEHVFGAVIVNDWSARDIQAWEYVPLGPNLGKSFATSISPWMVPLLALEQARVSTPVQDPEPLEYLRESRSWALDIDLTVSWNGHVVSHPPYSTMYWSPAQMLAHETVNGASSRTGDLFASGTISGPEKNQRGAFIELTWGGAEPVTLGSETRTFLEDGDDVVIAASATGPNGSRIGFGDVRGRIKPA, encoded by the coding sequence ATGACGCACATCGAGATTCCCACTGACTCCGAATTCGGAATCGACAACCTGCCGTACGGCGTATTCAGCACCCCCGGCACACCCGCGCGTGTCGGAATTCGGTACGGCGACAGCGTGATCGATCTGCACGTTGCTGTGGAAGATCCGGACTTCGCATCGCCGAGCCTCAATGCGTTCATGGGCCGTGGGCGGAGTCGGTGGGTGGAGGCACGCGAGTCGGTCACCGAGATGCTCACGGGCGGCACGGTGCCCTCGGAAGCGGTCCACTCCGTGAACTCGGTGACGATGCACCTGCCGTTCGAGGTTGCCGACTACGTGGACTTCTATGCCTCCGAGCACCACGCCTCCAACCTCGGCCGCCTCTTTCGCCCCAATGTCGAACCGCTGCTACCGAATTGGAAGCACCTGCCCGTCGCGTACCACGGCAGGGCAGGCACGGTCGTCGTCTCCGGAACCGACATCACCCGGCCTCGCGGCCAACGTAAGGCACCCGACGAGCCGTCGCCCACCTTCGGACCGAGCCGACGGCTGGACATCGAAGCCGAGATGGGCTTCGTCGTCGGCGTTCCGTCCGACGGTCCCATATCGCCGGATCAGTTCTCCGAGCATGTGTTCGGGGCCGTCATCGTCAACGACTGGTCTGCCCGCGACATCCAGGCCTGGGAGTACGTGCCGCTCGGGCCGAACCTCGGCAAGAGTTTCGCGACGTCCATCTCGCCCTGGATGGTCCCCTTGCTCGCTTTGGAGCAGGCGAGGGTCTCGACGCCGGTACAGGACCCCGAGCCGCTCGAGTACCTCCGCGAATCTCGCTCCTGGGCTCTCGATATCGATCTGACCGTGTCGTGGAACGGGCACGTCGTTTCTCACCCGCCCTACAGTACGATGTACTGGTCGCCGGCTCAGATGCTGGCCCACGAGACCGTCAACGGCGCAAGCAGTAGAACCGGCGATCTGTTCGCCTCAGGCACCATCTCCGGACCCGAGAAGAACCAGCGCGGCGCGTTCATCGAATTGACCTGGGGTGGCGCCGAACCCGTGACGCTAGGATCGGAGACCCGCACCTTCCTCGAGGACGGCGACGACGTCGTCATTGCCGCAAGTGCGACGGGTCCCAACGGATCTCGCATCGGATTCGGCGATGTCCGTGGTCGTATCAAACCGGCCTGA
- a CDS encoding homogentisate 1,2-dioxygenase, whose amino-acid sequence MAYYRQLGSVPPKRHTQHRTPDGGLFYEELMGEEGFSSDSSLLYHRHIPSAIVDATVWELPDQSTTPNHPLMPRHLKLHELFPDSVVADTDVVTGRRLVLGNADVRLSYVVASKPSPLYRNSIGDEMIYVESSSATVETVFGALQVRQGDYVLIPRATTHRWIPDGTLRAYAIEANSHIAPPKRFLSKFGQLLENAPFCERDLHGPIDPLLVDGSDVEVLVKHRGSTGIIGTRYVYPHHPFDVVGWDGCLYPYTFNISDYEPITGRVHQPPPAHQAFEGSNFVICNFVPRKVDYHPLAIPVPYYHSNVDSDEIMFYVGGDYEARKGSGIGQGSISVHPGGHAHGPQPGAYERSIGAEFFDELAVMVDTFRPLELGEGALACEDTGYAWTWAGRGPNR is encoded by the coding sequence GTGGCCTACTACCGGCAGCTCGGATCGGTTCCGCCGAAGCGGCATACGCAGCACCGCACTCCCGACGGCGGCCTGTTCTACGAGGAACTGATGGGAGAGGAGGGTTTTTCGTCGGACTCGTCGCTGCTCTATCACCGCCACATACCGTCGGCCATCGTCGATGCCACGGTTTGGGAACTGCCCGATCAATCGACCACCCCGAATCACCCCCTGATGCCGCGGCACCTGAAGCTGCACGAGCTGTTTCCGGATTCCGTCGTCGCAGACACCGACGTCGTCACCGGCCGACGCCTCGTTCTCGGCAACGCCGATGTTCGACTCTCCTACGTCGTCGCATCGAAACCCTCACCGCTGTATCGCAATTCGATCGGCGACGAGATGATCTACGTCGAATCCAGTTCCGCGACGGTGGAAACAGTGTTCGGAGCGCTGCAGGTACGGCAAGGCGACTACGTGCTCATTCCACGCGCGACGACTCACCGTTGGATTCCCGACGGCACCCTGCGCGCCTACGCCATCGAAGCCAACAGTCATATCGCACCGCCAAAGCGCTTCCTGTCGAAATTCGGGCAGCTACTCGAGAACGCTCCGTTCTGCGAACGCGATCTGCACGGTCCGATCGATCCTCTACTCGTCGACGGAAGCGACGTCGAAGTGCTAGTCAAGCACCGCGGTTCGACGGGCATCATCGGAACTCGGTACGTGTATCCGCACCACCCGTTCGACGTGGTGGGGTGGGACGGTTGCCTGTACCCGTACACGTTCAACATCTCGGACTATGAGCCGATCACCGGCCGCGTACATCAACCGCCGCCGGCGCACCAGGCGTTCGAGGGTTCCAATTTCGTGATCTGCAATTTCGTTCCACGCAAGGTCGACTACCACCCGCTGGCAATACCGGTGCCGTACTACCACTCCAACGTCGACTCCGACGAGATCATGTTCTATGTCGGCGGCGACTACGAGGCCCGCAAGGGCTCGGGCATCGGGCAGGGATCGATCTCGGTGCATCCGGGTGGTCACGCTCACGGGCCACAACCCGGTGCATACGAACGCAGTATCGGTGCCGAGTTCTTCGACGAACTGGCTGTCATGGTCGACACGTTCCGCCCCCTCGAGCTCGGCGAAGGTGCGCTCGCGTGCGAGGACACCGGGTATGCGTGGACGTGGGCAGGCCGGGGACCGAACCGATGA
- a CDS encoding MarR family winged helix-turn-helix transcriptional regulator, translating to MTDSPEPDFWSFIDTANTTLARDYGFAHQLSTEVLLTLNRASNIVTYDLEATVHRPRGWSWSSFRLLFVTWLAGPIEPRRAAELTGMSRAAVSNLSKTLIASGLLASTPDESDGRSVRLTLTEQGHTEMVETFTEQNEREHAWTSVLTEPEQRILVMLLTKLITNRSQFDVRGRN from the coding sequence GTGACCGACTCACCTGAGCCTGACTTCTGGTCGTTCATCGACACCGCCAACACCACGCTGGCCCGGGACTACGGCTTCGCGCATCAGTTGTCCACCGAGGTTCTGCTGACACTCAACCGGGCGTCGAATATCGTCACCTACGACTTGGAGGCGACGGTTCATCGCCCGAGAGGCTGGTCATGGTCGTCGTTCCGCCTACTGTTCGTCACATGGCTCGCGGGTCCGATAGAGCCGAGAAGGGCCGCTGAGCTGACGGGCATGAGCCGCGCAGCCGTATCGAACCTGTCCAAGACCCTCATCGCCAGCGGCCTTCTCGCCAGTACGCCTGACGAGTCGGACGGTCGTTCGGTGCGCCTCACCCTCACCGAACAGGGTCACACCGAGATGGTCGAGACCTTCACGGAACAGAACGAACGGGAGCACGCGTGGACGAGCGTTCTCACCGAGCCCGAGCAGCGGATCCTGGTGATGCTGTTGACCAAACTCATCACCAACCGCAGCCAGTTCGACGTCCGCGGTCGCAATTGA
- a CDS encoding Lsr2 family protein codes for MAKQVIYELVDDIDGTSIDEGQGESIEFSLDGVDYVIDLKNKNANDFRKKLDYYVGFATRVGGRKRKVASAGAVVSAPAQPAASTKRDPAQTRAIRQWAADSGYDINDRGRIPAEIVEAYEAAN; via the coding sequence GTGGCTAAGCAAGTCATCTATGAATTGGTCGATGACATCGACGGCACCTCGATCGACGAGGGCCAAGGCGAGTCGATCGAGTTCTCACTCGACGGCGTCGACTATGTCATCGATCTGAAGAACAAGAACGCCAACGATTTTCGCAAGAAGCTCGATTACTACGTCGGTTTCGCCACGCGCGTAGGTGGACGCAAGCGCAAGGTTGCATCGGCAGGAGCCGTCGTCAGCGCTCCCGCGCAACCTGCCGCCTCGACGAAGCGTGACCCTGCGCAGACGCGCGCAATTCGTCAGTGGGCAGCCGACAGTGGATATGACATCAACGATCGCGGCCGTATCCCTGCAGAGATCGTGGAGGCATACGAAGCAGCGAACTGA
- a CDS encoding MerR family transcriptional regulator, whose product MKHPKGIVDSHISTAGEDSASEKFDDENYPAYNIGTAAQMLGATPGFLRSLDEAKLLSPHRSEGGHRRYSRYQLRIASRVRDLLDDGMALDAACRIVLLEDELADARSRNSDLQKAIDNRAKAPGTEV is encoded by the coding sequence GTGAAGCACCCGAAGGGCATTGTGGATTCGCACATCAGTACAGCTGGCGAGGATTCGGCCAGCGAGAAGTTCGACGACGAAAACTATCCCGCCTACAACATCGGCACGGCCGCGCAAATGCTCGGTGCGACGCCAGGTTTTCTGCGTAGCCTCGACGAGGCGAAACTTCTGTCTCCGCACCGATCCGAGGGTGGTCACCGGCGGTATTCGCGGTATCAACTCAGGATCGCATCGCGCGTTCGGGATCTACTCGACGACGGTATGGCCCTCGACGCTGCGTGTCGCATAGTGCTTCTGGAAGATGAATTGGCCGACGCGCGAAGCCGCAACTCCGACTTGCAAAAGGCAATCGACAATCGAGCGAAGGCTCCCGGCACCGAGGTTTGA
- a CDS encoding TetR family transcriptional regulator — MARVSRFTLADRQEAVARAFGGSESPATVASSLGIHTTTLYRWAGSSATDEPGPAATRLIEATQELLRDADYADITIESVSLRCGLAPRTAFHHFPTKRELFQAAVDDAATVLIDRIHEKSTAATWPGTPLEQLQTFLRIAAASIYDTPRTHVLFRNLGVPKSEGSAERWHDSFVDAIAQLLRAATEAEQIDGDTDVFAAAHLLTGAMRGIHTAVFDGADANTALGLVERVHLLIPPSRPVGASHGRRPPRGQIS; from the coding sequence ATGGCCAGGGTCTCCAGATTCACACTCGCTGATCGGCAGGAAGCCGTCGCACGTGCTTTCGGCGGTTCCGAGAGCCCGGCGACCGTGGCGAGCTCACTGGGCATCCACACCACGACGCTCTATCGCTGGGCCGGGTCGTCGGCTACCGACGAACCCGGGCCCGCAGCGACCCGACTGATCGAGGCCACACAGGAACTGCTGCGGGATGCCGATTACGCGGATATCACGATCGAAAGCGTTTCTCTCCGATGCGGTCTCGCACCGAGAACCGCATTCCACCACTTCCCCACCAAGCGTGAACTCTTCCAGGCTGCCGTCGACGACGCCGCGACCGTGCTGATAGACCGCATCCACGAGAAATCGACAGCAGCCACCTGGCCGGGCACCCCACTCGAACAGCTGCAGACATTTCTTCGTATCGCGGCAGCGAGCATCTACGACACCCCGAGAACCCACGTACTGTTCCGCAATCTCGGGGTACCGAAATCAGAGGGCTCAGCCGAACGTTGGCATGACAGCTTCGTAGATGCGATCGCCCAGCTGCTCCGTGCTGCGACCGAAGCGGAGCAGATCGACGGTGATACAGACGTATTCGCTGCAGCACACCTCCTCACCGGGGCGATGCGCGGCATTCACACAGCAGTATTCGACGGCGCCGATGCCAACACCGCACTGGGGCTCGTCGAAAGAGTGCACCTGCTGATCCCGCCTTCGCGACCTGTTGGTGCATCTCACGGAAGGAGGCCACCGCGGGGCCAGATCAGTTGA
- a CDS encoding SDR family NAD(P)-dependent oxidoreductase produces MIRASPRYLPGRSLVTGASSGIGAEFARTLAARGSDLVLVARREDRLTTLADELERTHGIHCRTVAWDLSVEASGRRLREVVPERIDLVINNAGFAVQGPFVDGDADDFARLIAVDIRAVVDVCSAFLPDMIARTSGTIINVASTTAFQPVPSLAVYAAAKAFVLSFSQALWFESAQHGVRVFALNPGPTRTEFFDVIGDTAAAAGSYQTPTDVVSTAMRTLDARRSRPQVISGRRNTIQAIAAGLVPARVLLPALDRMLH; encoded by the coding sequence ATGATCCGCGCCAGCCCACGGTACCTGCCTGGGCGCTCGCTGGTCACCGGCGCGAGTTCCGGAATCGGTGCCGAGTTCGCCCGAACGCTGGCCGCCCGGGGCTCCGATCTCGTGCTCGTCGCACGACGGGAAGACCGACTGACGACCCTGGCGGACGAATTGGAGCGAACTCACGGCATCCATTGCCGGACAGTCGCCTGGGACCTGTCGGTGGAAGCGAGCGGACGCCGGCTACGGGAGGTCGTCCCCGAGCGCATCGATCTCGTCATCAACAACGCCGGATTTGCCGTTCAGGGTCCGTTCGTCGACGGCGACGCCGACGACTTCGCGCGCCTAATCGCCGTCGACATCCGCGCCGTGGTGGACGTCTGCTCGGCATTCCTCCCTGACATGATCGCTCGCACGAGCGGGACAATCATCAACGTTGCCAGCACGACTGCGTTCCAGCCTGTCCCGTCACTCGCGGTGTATGCCGCCGCCAAAGCATTCGTCCTGAGTTTCAGCCAGGCCCTGTGGTTCGAATCGGCCCAGCATGGAGTCAGAGTGTTCGCACTCAACCCTGGCCCCACCCGCACCGAATTTTTCGACGTCATCGGAGACACCGCTGCAGCAGCCGGAAGCTACCAAACACCGACCGACGTCGTGTCCACTGCAATGCGTACACTCGACGCCAGACGGTCTCGCCCGCAGGTGATTTCGGGCCGACGAAACACCATTCAGGCCATCGCGGCGGGTCTCGTCCCCGCGCGAGTTCTACTGCCCGCCCTCGACCGGATGCTCCACTAG
- a CDS encoding SDR family oxidoreductase, with product MITVTSAAGGVGRLLIRQLAVQNVPIRAVVKNAAQAATTRQDGATEVVVGDLRSAETLDTALTGADVLYHAAPTQIIDERPIIDHLIASGPPNGLQHIVFHSVIHPHLHQLTHHHQKDIAEGLLRESGIPTTVLRPSHYMQNYLEVWEFLQAGVMPYPVSPDSVMGVVDVADVAEAAANILIDPRSHTGRTYDLSTVELTRHEMAQIWSRVLGHRVTAIRIPPSSLTNSLNVLPALASVIGHAVRSTKLHSVGHLARGAQAASNPRDMKNWPPDAREAYRTMMTYYDGHGLPAGDLTTLPALLGHAPTSYEEFARRSSAERGRTPVDLHR from the coding sequence ATGATCACAGTGACCAGCGCTGCGGGCGGAGTCGGACGTCTACTGATCCGACAACTCGCAGTACAGAATGTGCCCATTCGCGCAGTCGTGAAGAATGCGGCCCAGGCTGCGACCACCCGGCAGGACGGAGCGACCGAGGTGGTCGTAGGAGATCTAAGGTCGGCCGAGACCCTCGATACCGCCCTGACGGGGGCTGACGTCTTGTACCACGCGGCACCGACTCAGATCATCGACGAACGACCGATCATCGATCACCTGATCGCGTCAGGGCCTCCAAACGGGCTGCAGCACATCGTATTCCACTCCGTTATCCATCCACACCTGCATCAACTGACCCACCATCACCAGAAGGACATCGCCGAAGGCCTGCTGCGTGAAAGCGGAATCCCCACCACGGTGCTCAGACCGTCGCACTACATGCAGAACTACCTAGAAGTATGGGAATTCCTGCAGGCGGGCGTCATGCCGTACCCGGTGTCCCCGGACAGCGTCATGGGTGTTGTCGACGTCGCCGATGTCGCAGAGGCCGCGGCGAACATCCTGATCGATCCGCGGTCACACACCGGTCGCACCTACGACCTCTCCACGGTAGAACTCACACGCCACGAGATGGCACAGATCTGGTCGCGCGTGCTGGGCCACCGGGTGACTGCCATCCGGATTCCCCCGTCATCCCTGACGAACTCACTCAACGTGTTGCCTGCACTCGCCTCGGTTATCGGGCATGCTGTGCGATCGACGAAGCTGCACTCGGTCGGCCACCTCGCTCGCGGCGCTCAGGCCGCGTCGAACCCTCGTGACATGAAGAACTGGCCGCCAGATGCACGCGAGGCGTACCGCACGATGATGACCTACTACGACGGTCACGGTCTACCGGCAGGAGATCTGACGACCCTCCCGGCTCTGCTCGGGCATGCACCCACCTCGTACGAAGAGTTTGCACGCCGGTCCAGCGCAGAGCGTGGTCGCACGCCCGTGGACTTACACCGATGA
- a CDS encoding AraC family transcriptional regulator: protein MLERWNAALDYIEDNLDGEIDPTTLARITLSSEYHFRRVFSALAGIPLSQYVRSRRMTLATAEILDGTGILEVAAKYGYSSGDAFSRAFRQMNGMTPSQARRPGAVLRSQQAVSFQLTIGGRRTMRYRIVDLPEFSIVGRKTRIPLKYQGENLAMTEFHRSLPAGTGTQLRMLADIPDLPEILFVSTGFESEREDGSLFDYYFAVAASHAHDDWDNLAVPASKWVVFEATSQENLTDALQRLWADAFSEWFPSNPYQVVPGPELLTITEKSEDWSSGKGELWIPVERN, encoded by the coding sequence ATGCTCGAACGATGGAACGCCGCACTCGATTACATCGAGGACAACCTCGACGGTGAGATAGACCCAACCACCCTGGCGCGGATCACCCTCTCGTCCGAATACCACTTCAGGCGGGTGTTCTCGGCCCTGGCCGGAATACCGTTGTCGCAGTATGTCCGAAGCCGTCGAATGACGTTGGCTACAGCGGAAATTCTCGACGGCACCGGCATACTCGAGGTCGCCGCGAAGTATGGGTATTCGTCGGGCGATGCATTCAGCCGAGCATTCCGGCAGATGAACGGCATGACCCCGTCGCAGGCCCGTCGCCCTGGAGCTGTCCTTCGTTCGCAGCAAGCCGTGTCATTTCAACTCACCATAGGAGGGCGGCGCACCATGCGATACCGCATCGTAGATCTACCGGAGTTTTCAATTGTCGGCAGGAAGACCCGAATCCCACTGAAATATCAGGGCGAGAACCTCGCCATGACCGAATTCCATCGAAGCCTTCCCGCGGGAACTGGGACACAGCTACGCATGCTTGCCGATATACCGGATCTGCCTGAAATCTTGTTCGTCAGCACCGGATTCGAGTCCGAGCGTGAGGACGGAAGCCTTTTCGACTACTACTTCGCCGTGGCGGCCAGCCACGCTCACGATGACTGGGACAACCTGGCGGTGCCTGCATCGAAGTGGGTTGTGTTCGAAGCCACCAGTCAGGAAAATCTCACAGACGCACTGCAACGGTTGTGGGCAGACGCGTTCAGCGAGTGGTTCCCGTCCAATCCATACCAAGTGGTGCCGGGGCCGGAGCTGCTGACCATCACCGAGAAGTCCGAGGACTGGAGCTCAGGGAAGGGCGAGCTGTGGATTCCTGTGGAGCGTAACTAG
- a CDS encoding class I SAM-dependent methyltransferase produces the protein MDNVEASYADRAEEYVRVVGSMEMVHPSDKQLVTDWARSIAGPVIDVGCGPGQWTNHLHLHDVDVRGVDPTHTFVEHARTTYPSCRFDDGRAENLDAQSGSVAGILAWYSLIHHDPGDIRFAFEEFARALRPGGKLLIGFFEAPTLEPFDHAVITAYRWPVRELSAQLDGAGFTIIETHTRTGLGYRPHGAILAELTNSDDNSRQE, from the coding sequence ATGGATAACGTCGAGGCCTCGTACGCCGACCGCGCCGAGGAGTATGTGCGCGTCGTGGGTTCGATGGAGATGGTGCACCCGTCCGACAAGCAACTCGTCACCGATTGGGCCCGGTCGATCGCTGGCCCTGTCATCGACGTCGGCTGCGGGCCTGGACAGTGGACCAACCACCTCCACCTGCACGACGTCGATGTACGTGGAGTCGACCCGACACACACCTTCGTCGAACATGCACGCACCACTTACCCGAGCTGCCGGTTCGACGACGGCCGGGCCGAAAATCTCGATGCGCAGTCCGGTTCCGTCGCCGGGATACTCGCCTGGTACTCGCTGATTCACCACGACCCGGGCGATATTCGATTTGCGTTCGAAGAATTCGCGAGAGCGCTCAGACCCGGCGGAAAACTCCTGATCGGGTTCTTCGAGGCCCCCACCCTCGAACCATTCGATCATGCGGTCATCACTGCGTACCGGTGGCCCGTCAGGGAGTTGAGTGCGCAACTCGACGGTGCTGGATTCACGATCATCGAGACCCACACCCGCACCGGACTTGGGTACCGGCCACACGGCGCCATTCTGGCCGAACTCACGAATTCGGACGACAACTCGCGGCAAGAATAG
- a CDS encoding helix-turn-helix domain-containing protein, producing the protein MVLLNENLLGQKWSLRILWELEAGQLGFLELRRRMDNCSSSMLAERLRQLQDARLIEKSPSRTYELAQAGVALSAALEPLWQWSAEWAAAQSDDPLPPRPDSNTDS; encoded by the coding sequence ATGGTGCTTCTGAATGAGAATCTTCTGGGTCAGAAGTGGAGTTTGCGAATCCTGTGGGAACTCGAAGCCGGCCAGCTCGGGTTCCTGGAGCTCAGACGACGAATGGACAACTGCTCGTCGAGCATGCTTGCAGAACGACTCAGACAACTCCAGGATGCCCGACTGATCGAGAAGAGCCCCTCGCGGACGTACGAGCTAGCCCAGGCAGGTGTTGCACTCAGCGCGGCACTCGAACCACTGTGGCAGTGGTCGGCGGAATGGGCTGCGGCGCAGTCCGATGATCCGCTACCGCCGAGGCCGGATTCGAATACCGACTCCTAG
- a CDS encoding SDR family oxidoreductase — translation MAVNQDGSGRVSLVTGASRGIGAEIARLVGAAGDAVVVNYREKRPRAIAVAAEIERAGGRALPIGADLSDDKSASAMIDDISRTFGRLDVLILNASGGLERGADPDYAMRLNRDAQVRLVELAIPLMKPGSRVVFVTSHQSHFYGQKPVPEDYEPIAQSKRAGEDALRERIPELLERGITLTVVSGDMIDGTIIVRLLERRDPDAVSGRREHGALPTIEEFASVVVDASLAQVESGHTFYVGGEDYLS, via the coding sequence ATGGCGGTAAACCAGGACGGTTCGGGTCGCGTAAGTCTCGTGACAGGTGCATCACGTGGGATCGGCGCCGAAATAGCCCGACTCGTCGGCGCCGCTGGCGATGCGGTCGTGGTGAACTATCGCGAGAAGCGCCCGCGTGCGATCGCGGTGGCGGCAGAGATCGAACGCGCTGGAGGCCGGGCTCTTCCGATCGGCGCCGACCTGTCGGACGACAAGAGTGCGTCGGCGATGATCGACGACATCTCACGCACCTTCGGTCGTCTCGATGTGCTCATTTTGAATGCATCCGGAGGGTTGGAACGCGGGGCTGATCCCGACTACGCGATGCGTCTCAATCGTGATGCCCAGGTGCGTCTCGTGGAACTGGCCATTCCGCTGATGAAGCCGGGCAGTCGGGTCGTGTTCGTCACCAGTCACCAATCGCACTTCTACGGGCAGAAGCCAGTGCCGGAAGACTACGAGCCCATTGCACAGAGTAAGCGGGCTGGCGAAGACGCCTTGCGAGAACGTATTCCGGAACTTCTCGAGCGTGGCATCACGCTGACCGTGGTGTCGGGCGACATGATCGACGGGACGATCATCGTCCGGTTGCTCGAGCGTCGAGATCCCGATGCCGTCTCCGGTCGGCGCGAACACGGAGCATTGCCGACTATCGAGGAGTTCGCGTCGGTAGTGGTCGATGCGTCACTCGCGCAGGTCGAGTCGGGACATACCTTCTATGTCGGCGGCGAAGATTATTTGTCTTGA
- a CDS encoding MarR family winged helix-turn-helix transcriptional regulator, producing MTDADSPPPGEQDLAAVMFRILPRLGALEEPILREAGLSMWEYAILTEVASGAAVSQRELSRRTRRDPTRLGRHLDELVKRELVSRDRPQDQRQRTVAITESGQALLDGVRRNIREVEDKLLHTALTESDARNLRRLLDRVAAACESD from the coding sequence ATGACCGATGCTGACAGTCCGCCGCCCGGCGAGCAGGACCTGGCTGCAGTCATGTTTCGGATATTGCCGCGATTGGGCGCGTTGGAGGAGCCCATCCTCCGCGAAGCCGGACTGTCGATGTGGGAATACGCAATCCTGACCGAGGTCGCCTCGGGTGCCGCCGTATCTCAACGCGAGCTCTCCCGTAGGACCCGCCGTGATCCCACTCGGCTCGGTCGACACCTGGACGAGCTGGTCAAGCGAGAGCTCGTCAGTCGAGACCGGCCCCAGGACCAACGCCAACGGACTGTTGCCATCACCGAGAGCGGGCAAGCACTGCTCGACGGAGTCCGCAGGAACATCAGAGAGGTAGAGGACAAGCTCCTTCACACTGCATTGACGGAGAGCGACGCCAGAAATCTCCGCCGACTACTCGACCGAGTCGCCGCCGCCTGCGAGTCGGACTGA
- a CDS encoding maleylpyruvate isomerase family mycothiol-dependent enzyme: MDVSVLHTATECLAEYLSEVTQGDLGQSTPVPGRDIGDLYLHLIDQNTTVTAALLPESAPSQAGATSRSTLDASVNVYGGGFEERYRRTALQMEDAFASVSAADLRCRIDGVEMEAGAIYDQQVSETVIHTWDLAHAMGLTFHPPLQVALRILKTLEDQSIEDVDAVWESALRMSGRLS; encoded by the coding sequence ATGGACGTATCCGTCTTGCATACCGCGACCGAATGCCTTGCTGAATACCTATCCGAGGTGACCCAGGGAGATCTCGGACAATCAACGCCGGTGCCGGGCAGAGATATCGGCGACCTGTACCTGCACCTGATCGATCAGAACACCACCGTCACTGCAGCTCTTCTGCCTGAAAGTGCGCCTTCGCAGGCCGGCGCCACGAGTCGATCGACGCTCGATGCGTCGGTAAACGTGTACGGCGGTGGCTTCGAAGAGCGGTATCGCCGAACAGCGTTGCAGATGGAGGATGCCTTTGCGTCCGTTTCCGCTGCTGATCTGCGTTGCCGAATCGACGGCGTCGAGATGGAGGCTGGCGCAATATACGACCAGCAGGTCAGCGAAACAGTCATCCACACTTGGGATTTGGCCCATGCCATGGGGCTGACCTTTCACCCGCCGCTGCAGGTGGCGCTTCGAATACTGAAAACACTCGAGGATCAGTCGATCGAAGATGTCGATGCGGTGTGGGAGAGCGCCCTCAGAATGTCCGGACGGCTGAGCTGA